One part of the Cellvibrionales bacterium genome encodes these proteins:
- the ruvC gene encoding crossover junction endodeoxyribonuclease RuvC → MTIILGIDPGSRKTGFGIIRLDGSRTHYISSGVIRIPDTALPERLKTIFVSLNEIIQQFQPQEVAVENVFMAKSAGSALKLGQARGAAIVAAVSHHLPVAEYEARKVKQSVVGTGAATKLQVQHMVKTLLSLAGDPQEDAADALAVALCHAHTQKTLIHAAESAGKFRRGRIR, encoded by the coding sequence ATGACCATCATCCTCGGCATTGATCCCGGCTCGCGCAAAACAGGGTTTGGGATCATTCGCTTGGATGGTTCGCGCACGCATTACATCAGTAGCGGCGTGATTCGCATTCCCGACACTGCACTGCCTGAACGACTGAAAACGATTTTTGTATCGCTCAACGAAATCATTCAGCAATTTCAACCGCAAGAAGTCGCGGTGGAAAATGTATTCATGGCCAAAAGTGCTGGCTCTGCTTTAAAACTGGGGCAGGCGCGCGGCGCGGCGATTGTCGCCGCCGTAAGCCATCATTTGCCCGTGGCGGAATACGAAGCGCGCAAAGTGAAACAGTCGGTGGTGGGCACAGGCGCGGCCACCAAACTGCAAGTGCAGCACATGGTAAAAACACTGCTGTCACTTGCAGGCGATCCGCAAGAAGACGCCGCCGATGCCTTGGCCGTGGCTCTATGTCACGCGCACACGCAAAAAACACTCATCCACGCAGCGGAATCGGCGGGGAAATTTCGGCGCGGTCGCATACGATGA
- the rluD gene encoding 23S rRNA pseudouridine(1911/1915/1917) synthase RluD yields the protein MSEPIQQSAAVRNEQSGLRVDQVAAELFAEFSRARLQAWIKSGELLVDGASVRAKDKVLYGSVMTLNAEVPISENWSAQAIVLDIVYEDEALLVINKPAGLVVHPGAGSPDGTLLNALLFHDPQLAAVPRAGIVHRLDKDTTGLLVVARTLQAHTELVRQLQARSMKREYEAVLCGVLTAGGTVDAPIGRHPRDRVKMAVVATGKPAVTHYRVLQRFETLSHVRCQLESGRTHQIRVHMAHIGHPLLGDVVYGARLRLPKQATESTRKLLQQFPRQALHAEQLGLVHPVTGENMQWQAPLPEDMQELLQALREETLA from the coding sequence ATGAGTGAACCCATTCAACAATCAGCAGCCGTGCGCAACGAGCAATCCGGCTTGCGCGTGGATCAAGTGGCGGCAGAATTATTTGCCGAGTTTTCGCGTGCGCGTTTGCAGGCGTGGATTAAATCGGGCGAGCTGCTGGTGGATGGCGCGAGTGTGCGCGCCAAAGACAAAGTGCTGTATGGCAGCGTGATGACGCTGAATGCCGAAGTGCCGATCAGTGAAAATTGGTCGGCACAGGCGATTGTACTGGATATTGTTTACGAGGACGAGGCGCTGCTGGTCATCAACAAACCCGCTGGTTTGGTGGTGCATCCAGGGGCGGGTTCACCGGATGGCACGCTGCTGAATGCGCTGCTGTTTCACGATCCGCAACTGGCAGCGGTGCCGCGCGCGGGCATTGTGCATCGCTTGGACAAAGACACCACGGGCTTGCTGGTGGTGGCGCGCACCCTGCAAGCGCACACGGAGCTGGTGCGACAGTTGCAGGCTCGCAGCATGAAGCGCGAGTACGAGGCCGTGTTGTGCGGCGTGTTGACGGCGGGCGGCACGGTGGATGCGCCTATCGGCCGCCATCCGCGCGACCGCGTAAAAATGGCGGTGGTGGCCACGGGCAAACCAGCAGTGACGCACTACCGCGTGCTGCAACGCTTTGAAACCCTGAGCCATGTGCGCTGCCAGCTGGAGAGCGGTCGCACGCATCAAATTCGCGTACACATGGCGCATATCGGCCACCCGCTGTTGGGTGATGTGGTTTACGGCGCGCGCTTGCGCTTGCCCAAACAGGCGACTGAATCCACACGCAAGCTATTGCAGCAATTCCCCCGCCAAGCCCTGCACGCGGAGCAACTGGGCTTGGTGCATCCGGTTACAGGTGAAAACATGCAGTGGCAGGCGCCCTTACCTGAAGATATGCAAGAACTGCTGCAAGCTCTGCGCGAGGAGACGCTGGCATGA
- the ttcA gene encoding tRNA 2-thiocytidine(32) synthetase TtcA — protein sequence MTADPRPHRVEFNKLQKRLRLQVGQAIADYNMIEDGDRIMVCLSGGKDSYTLLDILLNLQKTAPVKFEVIAVNLDQKQPGFPEDVLPTYLSSIGVPFHILEKDTYSIVTDIVPEGKTYCGLCSRLRRGSLYGFAEEIGATKIALGHHRDDIIETLFLNLFYGGKLKAMPPKLLSDDKRNIVIRPLAYCSEEDIEEFATIKAFPIIPCNLCGSQENMQRQAIKEMLRGWDKKFPGRVESIFSAICNVAPSQLGDTTLFNFADLLLDRSAARPQLVNAVDIS from the coding sequence ATGACAGCGGATCCACGCCCCCATCGCGTCGAATTCAACAAGTTGCAAAAACGCCTACGCCTTCAGGTGGGGCAAGCCATTGCCGATTACAACATGATCGAAGACGGCGACCGCATCATGGTGTGCTTGTCTGGCGGCAAAGATTCCTACACCCTGCTCGATATTTTGCTCAATTTGCAAAAAACTGCGCCGGTAAAATTTGAAGTAATCGCCGTCAATCTCGACCAAAAACAGCCGGGCTTTCCTGAAGATGTGCTGCCCACTTATTTATCGTCTATCGGTGTGCCGTTCCACATTCTGGAAAAAGACACTTACAGCATCGTCACTGACATCGTGCCGGAAGGAAAAACCTACTGCGGTTTGTGTTCGCGTTTGCGCCGTGGCTCGCTGTACGGTTTTGCTGAAGAAATTGGCGCGACAAAAATTGCACTCGGCCACCACCGCGATGACATTATTGAAACCCTGTTCCTCAATTTGTTTTACGGCGGCAAATTGAAAGCCATGCCGCCAAAACTATTGTCAGACGATAAACGCAATATCGTGATACGCCCGCTCGCCTATTGCAGCGAAGAGGACATTGAAGAATTCGCCACCATCAAAGCCTTCCCTATCATTCCTTGCAATTTGTGCGGCTCGCAAGAAAACATGCAACGACAGGCGATCAAAGAAATGCTGCGCGGCTGGGATAAAAAATTTCCGGGGCGCGTGGAATCCATTTTTTCAGCGATTTGCAATGTTGCCCCTTCACAACTGGGCGACACCACACTGTTTAACTTTGCCGATTTATTACTGGATCGCAGTGCAGCGCGACCACAATTGGTGAACGCGGTAGATATTTCTTAA
- the aspS gene encoding aspartate--tRNA ligase, whose protein sequence is MRSHYCGDINKAHVGQTITLCGWADRRRDHGGVIFVDLRDRAGIVQVVFDPDAGEYFHLADRVRGEFVLKVTGKVRERSAGTINPNMPTGEIEIYATALEILNSAETPPFQLDTYTQVGEDVRLRYRYLDLRRPDMARNLQFRAKVTSIVRQSLEKQGFLDIETPILTRATPEGARDYLVPSRTHDGKFFALPQSPQLFKQLLMVAGMDRYYQIAKCFRDEDLRADRQPEFTQIDIEASFIDEKDIMHIAETMIRDLFREVLLVDLGDFPSMPYSVAMSRYGSDKPDMRIPLEIVDVADLMKDVAFKVFSGPANDAGSRVAALKVPSGGEKLTRKQIDEYGNFVSIYGAKGLAWIKVNDVSNIHNGEGSGLQSPIVKNLSNEALQGVIERLGAQNGDVIFFGADKTKIVCDALGALRCKLGADLNLYTCQWAPLWVVDFPMFEADEGRLAALHHPFTQPSCSTAELAANPATALSRAYDMVLNGTELGGGSIRIHDQDMQQNVFRILGISEDEQRQKFGFLLDALKYGCPPHGGLAFGLDRLIMLMLGAQSIREVIAFPKTQTAACVMTDAPGTVDNAQLRELHIRLREKPKADEKA, encoded by the coding sequence ATGCGTAGCCACTATTGCGGCGATATCAACAAGGCTCATGTCGGCCAAACCATCACTCTGTGCGGCTGGGCGGATCGCCGCCGCGATCACGGTGGTGTGATTTTTGTCGATCTGCGCGACCGCGCCGGTATTGTGCAAGTGGTGTTTGATCCCGATGCTGGCGAATACTTCCACTTAGCCGACCGTGTGCGCGGCGAGTTTGTACTGAAAGTTACCGGCAAAGTGCGTGAACGCTCTGCTGGCACGATCAATCCCAACATGCCCACGGGTGAAATCGAAATCTATGCCACCGCGCTGGAAATTTTGAACAGCGCCGAAACACCGCCGTTCCAACTCGATACCTACACTCAAGTTGGCGAAGATGTGCGCCTGCGCTATCGCTATCTCGACCTGCGCCGCCCCGACATGGCGCGCAACCTGCAATTTCGTGCCAAGGTCACATCCATCGTGCGCCAGAGCCTAGAAAAGCAGGGCTTTCTCGACATTGAAACACCGATACTCACGCGCGCCACTCCCGAAGGCGCACGCGATTATCTCGTGCCTAGCCGCACACACGACGGCAAGTTTTTCGCGCTGCCGCAATCGCCGCAGTTGTTCAAGCAGTTGTTGATGGTGGCGGGCATGGATCGCTACTACCAAATTGCTAAATGTTTCCGCGATGAAGATTTGCGCGCCGATCGCCAACCCGAATTTACGCAAATTGATATTGAAGCGTCTTTCATCGACGAAAAAGACATCATGCACATTGCAGAAACCATGATCCGCGATTTATTCCGCGAAGTGTTGTTGGTGGATTTGGGCGATTTCCCTTCCATGCCCTACAGCGTGGCGATGAGCAGATACGGCAGCGATAAACCGGATATGCGTATCCCGCTGGAAATCGTCGATGTTGCCGATTTAATGAAAGATGTCGCGTTCAAAGTATTTTCCGGCCCCGCTAACGATGCCGGCAGCCGCGTGGCGGCACTGAAAGTGCCAAGCGGCGGTGAAAAACTGACGCGCAAGCAAATTGACGAATACGGCAATTTTGTTTCGATTTACGGTGCGAAAGGTTTGGCGTGGATCAAAGTCAACGATGTGAGCAATATTCACAACGGCGAAGGCAGCGGCTTGCAATCGCCCATCGTGAAAAACTTGTCCAATGAAGCCCTGCAGGGTGTGATTGAGCGTCTCGGCGCACAAAACGGCGATGTGATTTTCTTCGGTGCCGACAAAACCAAAATTGTGTGCGATGCCCTCGGCGCGCTGCGCTGCAAACTCGGTGCAGATTTGAACTTGTACACCTGCCAGTGGGCACCGCTGTGGGTAGTAGATTTCCCAATGTTTGAAGCTGACGAAGGTCGCCTCGCTGCGCTGCACCACCCCTTCACGCAGCCCTCTTGCAGCACCGCAGAACTCGCCGCCAACCCTGCAACAGCACTGTCGCGCGCTTACGACATGGTGTTAAACGGCACTGAACTCGGCGGCGGTTCGATTCGTATTCACGATCAAGACATGCAGCAAAATGTGTTCCGCATACTCGGCATCAGCGAAGACGAACAGCGTCAAAAGTTTGGCTTCTTACTCGACGCGTTGAAATACGGCTGCCCTCCACACGGTGGTTTGGCCTTCGGTTTGGATCGTTTGATTATGTTGATGTTGGGCGCGCAATCCATTCGCGAAGTGATCGCCTTCCCGAAAACACAAACGGCTGCGTGCGTAATGACCGATGCGCCGGGCACGGTAGACAACGCCCAGTTGCGCGAGCTGCATATTCGTCTGCGCGAAAAACCCAAAGCCGACGAAAAAGCCTGA
- a CDS encoding DUF4124 domain-containing protein produces the protein MKRALIIAGLALSFMASQAFAKDYYKWTDENGLTQYAEQPPVGVKAEKVSTYGGSSTVYDPNAAIADTEEGKKEQAHKKEIEDQTKKLEKQEQEKCGKVETQLKTLKERGRVRMVDKDGKERVLTPEEQAAKVLELEKYIKETCEKKKS, from the coding sequence ATGAAACGCGCACTCATCATCGCCGGTCTAGCCCTCAGCTTTATGGCGAGCCAAGCCTTCGCCAAGGACTATTACAAATGGACGGACGAAAATGGCCTAACGCAATATGCTGAACAACCGCCTGTTGGCGTAAAAGCTGAAAAGGTCAGCACTTACGGCGGCAGCAGCACGGTCTATGACCCCAATGCCGCCATCGCCGACACTGAAGAAGGCAAAAAAGAGCAGGCGCACAAAAAAGAAATAGAAGACCAAACCAAGAAGCTGGAAAAGCAGGAGCAGGAGAAGTGCGGCAAGGTTGAAACACAGCTCAAAACCCTGAAAGAACGCGGCCGTGTGCGCATGGTGGATAAAGACGGCAAGGAGCGCGTGCTGACCCCAGAAGAACAAGCTGCCAAAGTGTTGGAGCTGGAAAAATACATCAAAGAGACTTGTGAGAAGAAAAAATCATAA
- a CDS encoding proline--tRNA ligase, with protein sequence MRASQYLLPTLKETPADASVVSHQLMLRAGMIRRLASGLYTWLPLGLRVLRKVERIVREEMDKSGAQEVLMPVVQPAELWQESKRWEQYGPELLRVRDRHDNAFCLGPTHEEVITDLIRNEISSYKQLPANFYQIQTKFRDEIRPRFGLMRAREFLMKDAYSFHSSQDSLQATYDVMHATYSAIFTRLGLDFRPVLADTGSIGGNSSHEFHVLAESGEDAIAFSDSSDYAANIEKAEALAPSGQRAAPAQTLQKIATPNQHSIAEVSAFLKVDTAQTVKTLLVLADTEEGKPTQLVALVLRGDHALNEIKAEKLSGVKAPLTMASDAQIVAAVGCKAGSIGPVGLSLPVVVDRSAAQLADFVCGANEDGFHLTGVNWERDLPLVRVEDLRNVVAGDASPDGKGSLVIKRGIEVGHIFQLGTKYSEALKATYLDDQGKEQIMTMGCYGIGVSRVVASAIEQNNDERGIIWPEAIAPFQIALIPINKHKSPEVSDACEKLYVDLQAAGFDVLYMDEDKARLGVMLADVELIGIPHRLVVGDRGLQDGQVEYRHRRASDNEMLELASVVETLKQRSAA encoded by the coding sequence ATGCGCGCCAGCCAGTATTTGCTCCCTACCTTGAAAGAAACGCCTGCCGATGCCTCGGTGGTCAGCCATCAACTGATGTTGCGCGCAGGCATGATCCGCAGATTGGCTTCTGGCTTGTATACATGGCTGCCGCTGGGTCTGCGTGTACTGCGCAAAGTAGAGCGCATTGTGCGCGAGGAAATGGATAAAAGTGGCGCGCAGGAAGTGTTGATGCCAGTGGTGCAGCCCGCCGAGCTGTGGCAAGAATCCAAGCGTTGGGAACAGTACGGACCGGAGTTGCTGCGCGTGCGTGATCGCCACGACAACGCGTTTTGCCTCGGCCCTACACACGAAGAAGTCATCACCGATTTAATTCGCAATGAGATCAGCAGTTACAAACAACTGCCTGCCAATTTTTATCAAATCCAAACCAAATTTCGCGATGAAATCCGTCCGCGTTTTGGCTTGATGCGTGCGCGTGAATTTCTGATGAAAGATGCCTACTCTTTTCACAGCTCACAAGATTCCCTGCAAGCGACTTACGATGTGATGCACGCCACTTACTCCGCTATTTTTACGCGTTTGGGTTTGGATTTCCGCCCTGTGTTGGCAGACACCGGCTCTATCGGCGGCAACAGCTCACACGAATTTCATGTGTTGGCAGAATCGGGTGAAGACGCCATCGCGTTTAGTGATAGCAGCGATTACGCCGCCAATATCGAAAAAGCAGAAGCTTTGGCACCTTCAGGTCAGCGCGCAGCACCCGCGCAGACTTTGCAAAAAATTGCCACACCCAATCAGCACAGCATTGCAGAAGTCAGCGCATTTTTGAAAGTAGACACCGCGCAAACGGTCAAAACACTGCTGGTGTTGGCCGATACAGAAGAAGGCAAACCTACACAATTAGTGGCATTGGTATTGCGCGGCGATCATGCACTGAATGAAATCAAAGCAGAGAAATTATCTGGCGTAAAAGCGCCTTTGACGATGGCAAGCGATGCGCAAATTGTGGCGGCAGTGGGCTGCAAAGCAGGTTCCATTGGCCCTGTGGGTTTGTCGCTTCCTGTAGTTGTGGATCGCAGTGCTGCGCAGTTAGCTGATTTTGTGTGCGGTGCGAATGAAGACGGTTTTCATCTCACAGGTGTGAATTGGGAGCGCGATTTGCCATTAGTGCGTGTGGAAGACCTGCGCAATGTGGTGGCGGGCGATGCCAGCCCAGACGGCAAAGGCAGCTTGGTGATTAAGCGCGGCATTGAAGTTGGGCATATTTTTCAGTTGGGTACAAAATATTCTGAGGCTTTGAAAGCGACTTATCTCGACGATCAAGGCAAAGAACAGATCATGACCATGGGTTGCTACGGCATCGGTGTGTCGCGCGTGGTGGCATCAGCGATCGAACAAAACAACGACGAGCGCGGCATTATTTGGCCGGAAGCGATTGCGCCGTTTCAAATTGCGCTGATTCCGATCAACAAACACAAATCACCAGAAGTTAGCGATGCTTGTGAAAAGTTGTATGTGGATTTGCAAGCCGCTGGCTTTGATGTGCTGTACATGGATGAAGACAAAGCACGCTTGGGTGTGATGCTGGCTGATGTGGAGTTGATCGGTATTCCACATCGCCTCGTGGTGGGCGATCGCGGTTTGCAAGATGGGCAAGTGGAATATCGTCATCGCCGCGCCAGCGATAATGAAATGCTGGAACTGGCAAGCGTGGTGGAGACGCTCAAGCAGCGTAGTGCTGCTTGA
- a CDS encoding NAD+ synthase — MAHISITLAQINPVVGDIPGNTRRVLDGIAAAREQGARAIVFPELVLTGYPPEDLLLRPSLQLRIEKALAEVAQAATDVYVIVGYPLAKDGQLFNAAGVFFNGKQLTEYCKQELPNYRVFDEKRYFTAGEKICVFDLDGVPTALLICEDIWQEKPAQAARDAGAEYLLVLNASPFHIDKQHEREAMLAARARAVSLPILYCNAVGGQDELVFDGGSCAVSTQGEVIARAALFSETHLSVVIDKKTEGVQLSASAPLATIPDIDAAIYSALVCGVRDYVNKNGFRSVLLGLSGGIDSALTLAIAVDALGAERVEAVMMPYHYTASISVEDAEAEARTLGVKYSVMPIEAAVNAFTTMLASSFAELPAAAHDTTEQNLQARCRGVTLMALSNRKGSLVLTTGNKSEVAVGYCTLYGDMAGGFDVLKDVLKTRVYALCRYRNSIAPAIPQRVIDRPPSAELAPDQTDQDNLPAYEILDAILQRYVERDESAEQIIAAGFSEQDVNRVVRLVDLNEYKRRQAAIGPRITERGFGRDRRYPITNSWTLTD; from the coding sequence ATGGCCCACATCAGCATCACTCTGGCTCAAATTAACCCCGTGGTGGGGGATATCCCTGGCAACACACGCCGCGTGCTGGACGGCATTGCGGCGGCGCGCGAGCAAGGTGCGCGTGCGATTGTGTTTCCGGAATTGGTGCTGACCGGTTATCCGCCGGAGGATTTATTGCTGCGCCCCAGTTTGCAGCTGCGCATAGAAAAAGCTTTAGCGGAAGTCGCGCAAGCAGCGACAGATGTGTATGTCATCGTCGGTTATCCGCTCGCAAAAGATGGACAGTTATTCAACGCCGCAGGCGTGTTTTTTAATGGCAAACAACTGACTGAATATTGCAAACAAGAGCTGCCGAATTATCGCGTATTTGATGAAAAGCGTTATTTCACAGCAGGCGAGAAAATCTGCGTGTTTGATCTCGACGGCGTGCCAACCGCACTGTTGATTTGTGAGGATATTTGGCAAGAAAAACCTGCGCAGGCAGCGCGTGATGCGGGTGCAGAATATTTGCTGGTGCTGAATGCATCGCCGTTTCATATAGATAAGCAGCATGAACGCGAAGCGATGTTAGCAGCGCGCGCACGAGCAGTATCTCTGCCGATTTTGTATTGCAATGCAGTCGGCGGCCAAGACGAATTGGTGTTTGATGGCGGCTCCTGTGCGGTGTCGACTCAAGGCGAAGTGATTGCGCGAGCAGCTTTGTTTTCAGAAACACATTTGTCTGTTGTCATCGACAAAAAAACAGAGGGCGTGCAGTTGTCTGCATCAGCGCCGCTGGCAACGATTCCAGACATCGATGCCGCAATTTACAGCGCGCTGGTGTGTGGCGTGCGCGACTATGTGAATAAAAATGGCTTTCGCAGTGTGTTGCTCGGTTTGTCGGGCGGCATAGATTCTGCATTGACGCTGGCGATAGCGGTGGATGCACTCGGTGCAGAGCGCGTGGAGGCGGTGATGATGCCGTATCACTACACTGCCTCTATCAGTGTGGAAGATGCAGAAGCAGAAGCACGCACACTCGGCGTGAAATATTCGGTGATGCCGATAGAAGCAGCCGTGAATGCGTTTACGACTATGTTGGCGAGTAGTTTTGCGGAACTGCCAGCCGCAGCGCATGACACCACAGAGCAAAACTTGCAGGCGCGTTGTCGCGGTGTAACGCTGATGGCACTTTCAAATCGCAAAGGCAGTTTGGTACTGACCACCGGCAATAAAAGTGAAGTTGCAGTTGGATATTGCACGCTGTACGGCGATATGGCGGGCGGTTTTGATGTGCTGAAAGATGTGTTGAAAACGCGTGTGTACGCCTTGTGCCGCTATCGCAACAGCATTGCACCGGCAATTCCGCAGCGCGTGATTGATCGCCCACCTTCAGCAGAATTAGCGCCCGATCAAACCGATCAAGACAATTTGCCGGCGTATGAAATACTGGATGCTATTTTGCAGCGCTATGTTGAGCGCGATGAAAGCGCGGAGCAAATTATTGCGGCAGGATTTTCAGAGCAGGATGTGAATCGCGTCGTGCGTTTGGTGGATCTCAACGAGTACAAACGCCGCCAAGCGGCGATAGGGCCGCGTATTACCGAGAGAGGTTTCGGTCGCGATCGACGCTATCCGATCACAAACAGTTGGACGCTGACAGATTGA
- a CDS encoding outer membrane protein assembly factor BamD, producing MYKIATTLLLALLLTACSGNKAEIDPNLTEAELYQKAQSNAQDGRYDKSVEFYQALEARYPFGSYSDQAQLNIIYAYYESGEHEAAGAAADRFVRLHPQHPQVDYAYYMRGLSSFVENQGVLERFMPTDMTHRDPGAARKSFAEFNDLLTRFPNSQYAPDARKRMVFLRNLLARYEIHVANYLFKRGAWLAAANRGRYVVENFQGAPAMPDALAVMVQGYYLMELDDLSDKTLTVLKANYPDYPHLNKDGSFQYQTNMENERRSWLNVATAGLLGSQAPIGFDTRKFYNNETLSYRGD from the coding sequence ATGTACAAGATCGCCACCACCCTACTGCTCGCCCTGTTGTTAACCGCCTGTTCTGGTAACAAGGCCGAGATCGATCCCAATTTGACCGAGGCCGAGCTGTATCAAAAAGCCCAGAGCAATGCGCAGGACGGTCGCTACGACAAGTCAGTGGAGTTCTATCAAGCTCTCGAAGCGCGCTACCCGTTTGGCTCTTACTCCGATCAAGCGCAGCTGAACATCATCTACGCCTACTACGAAAGCGGCGAACATGAAGCAGCAGGAGCAGCAGCCGATCGCTTTGTGCGCCTGCACCCACAACATCCGCAAGTAGATTACGCCTACTACATGCGCGGATTGTCTTCGTTTGTTGAAAATCAAGGCGTGCTTGAACGCTTTATGCCCACCGACATGACACACCGCGACCCCGGTGCTGCGCGTAAATCCTTCGCTGAATTTAACGACTTGCTGACGCGTTTTCCCAACAGTCAGTACGCGCCGGATGCACGCAAACGCATGGTGTTTTTGCGCAACTTGTTAGCACGCTACGAAATCCATGTCGCCAATTATTTATTCAAACGCGGCGCATGGTTGGCTGCCGCCAACCGCGGTCGCTATGTGGTGGAAAACTTCCAAGGAGCTCCAGCCATGCCCGATGCACTCGCTGTGATGGTACAAGGCTACTACTTGATGGAATTGGATGACTTGTCAGACAAAACACTGACTGTGTTAAAAGCCAATTACCCTGACTACCCACACCTCAACAAAGACGGTTCGTTCCAGTATCAAACCAATATGGAAAACGAACGCCGCTCTTGGCTAAATGTTGCCACTGCCGGTTTGCTGGGCAGCCAAGCGCCTATTGGTTTCGACACCCGCAAGTTCTACAACAACGAAACGCTCAGCTATCGCGGCGATTGA
- the ruvA gene encoding Holliday junction branch migration protein RuvA translates to MIGSLRGTLLEKHPPLLLVDVQGVGYEVHAPMTTFYQLPALGSDIHLHTHFVVREDAQLLYGFIDKSTRELFRELIRINGLGPKMALAILSALDASELVLCIQNNQINTLTKVPGIGRKTAERLLVEMRDRISHHHSNNNTESLTNTRAAASTAAPSVREDAESALLALGYKPQEAEKMVQAILKSQTVDSSEELIRLALKQMLAR, encoded by the coding sequence ATGATTGGCTCACTGCGCGGCACGCTATTGGAAAAACACCCACCTCTACTGCTTGTGGATGTGCAAGGCGTGGGTTACGAAGTGCACGCGCCGATGACCACTTTTTATCAATTACCGGCATTGGGCAGTGATATTCATCTGCACACCCATTTTGTGGTGCGCGAAGACGCACAATTGCTGTACGGCTTTATCGATAAATCTACGCGTGAATTATTTCGCGAACTGATTCGTATCAACGGTCTTGGCCCCAAAATGGCATTGGCGATTTTGTCGGCGCTGGACGCCAGCGAGCTGGTGCTTTGCATCCAAAACAATCAGATCAACACACTCACCAAAGTGCCTGGCATAGGCCGCAAAACCGCCGAACGGCTGCTGGTAGAGATGCGCGACCGTATCAGTCACCATCACAGTAACAACAACACCGAATCACTCACCAACACGCGCGCGGCCGCAAGCACAGCAGCACCCTCCGTGCGTGAAGATGCAGAGAGTGCGCTGCTGGCGTTGGGCTACAAACCACAGGAAGCCGAGAAAATGGTGCAGGCGATACTCAAGTCGCAAACGGTGGATAGCAGCGAGGAGCTGATACGCCTCGCCTTGAAACAGATGTTGGCACGCTGA
- a CDS encoding HU family DNA-binding protein, translating into MAAKKAPAKKAAAKPAAKKAPAKKAAVKPAAKKVVAKKAPAKKVVAKKVAAPKVAAKPAGPVKARYNKSQIVQEIADFTEVARKEVGKVLAHLEDIIARHVSPKGPGEFVLPGILKINAVKKPAKKARKGVNPFTGEEVMFKAKPASTAVKVRPLKKLKEMAAK; encoded by the coding sequence ATGGCCGCTAAAAAAGCCCCTGCCAAGAAAGCCGCTGCTAAACCAGCTGCTAAAAAAGCTCCAGCCAAGAAAGCTGCAGTGAAGCCCGCTGCTAAAAAAGTTGTCGCTAAAAAAGCGCCAGCCAAGAAAGTGGTAGCGAAGAAAGTTGCCGCACCAAAAGTAGCCGCTAAACCCGCTGGTCCAGTTAAAGCGCGTTACAACAAGAGCCAGATCGTGCAAGAGATTGCAGACTTCACCGAAGTAGCTCGTAAAGAAGTGGGCAAGGTGTTGGCGCATCTGGAAGATATCATCGCGCGTCATGTGTCACCTAAAGGCCCAGGTGAGTTCGTGTTGCCAGGTATCTTGAAGATCAATGCTGTTAAAAAGCCTGCCAAAAAAGCGCGTAAAGGCGTCAATCCATTCACTGGCGAAGAAGTGATGTTCAAAGCCAAGCCAGCGAGCACCGCTGTTAAAGTGCGTCCGCTGAAAAAACTGAAGGAAATGGCTGCTAAGTAA